AGCAAGTGGCATAAAATGTGCCCATCAAAGCAGCCAATGAAAACAACGATTTGATGCCAAATTTACCAATCGTGAAAGCCATTGCACCAAAAGCACCGATGGGCGCAAGCTTCATGATGTAACCAATGATACAGAACAAGACGTGTGAGAATTTTTCAATGAAATCAAACACCAATGTGCCACGACCACCAAAACGGTGCAATGCAAAACCAAACAAAACGGCAAACAATAAAACTTGCAACATTTCGCCTTTGGCAAAAGCATCCACAATCGTGGTTGGAATGATGTTCAAAAAGAAATCTGTTGTCGAACCCAAACCTGTTTTCGCATAACCGCTGACCGTTTCCATTTTTTTGGCATCCAACGCCAATGCCGCTGGATCAGCATTCATACCCGCACCAGGCTGAACCACATTCACAATCACCAAACCCACGATCAATGCGACCGTGCTCATAATTTCAAAGTACAGCAAAGCATAGCCACCTGTTTTGCCCACTTTTTTCATGTCTTCCATGCCCGCAATACCCACAACGACGGTGCAGAAAATAATTGGGGCAATCATCATTTTAATCAGTTTGATGAAACCATCTCCCAGTGGCTTCATCTGCTCACCCGTATAGGGTGAAAGATGCCCCACCAGAACACCAACGACAATTGCAACAATCACTTGAAAATACAAGCTTTTATACAGCGGTTCTTTGACCCCCGTAGTGGCATTAATAGACATATTGTCTCCTTTTATGGTTTAGAAATAAGGTGCTGAGTTTACGCCTTAATGACGACTTGGTTATATTTTTCGCTCTAGCGGATTTTACTTCGTAAATTACCATAAAAACAAGAATTATTCAGCCCTTGGTAAGAAATAATGCTTTCCTTCATAATTTTGACATGATTTTAATAACAGTCTGTTGTA
The window above is part of the Ephemeroptericola cinctiostellae genome. Proteins encoded here:
- a CDS encoding dicarboxylate/amino acid:cation symporter, with product MSINATTGVKEPLYKSLYFQVIVAIVVGVLVGHLSPYTGEQMKPLGDGFIKLIKMMIAPIIFCTVVVGIAGMEDMKKVGKTGGYALLYFEIMSTVALIVGLVIVNVVQPGAGMNADPAALALDAKKMETVSGYAKTGLGSTTDFFLNIIPTTIVDAFAKGEMLQVLLFAVLFGFALHRFGGRGTLVFDFIEKFSHVLFCIIGYIMKLAPIGAFGAMAFTIGKFGIKSLFSLAALMGTFYATCLFFIFVVLGLVAKFHGFSIFKFIRYIKEELLIVLGTSSSESVLPRMMAKMENLGAKKSTVGLVIPTGYSFNLDGTAIYLTMAAVFIAQATNTPMSLGQQLTMLAVLLVTSKGAAGVTGSGFIVLASTLAAVGNVPVAGLALILGIDRFMSEARALTNLIGNGVATVVVSKWVGDLDEKRMNRQLNNETDLDADEPEAAIDNITYKMDK